In a single window of the Deinococcus aetherius genome:
- a CDS encoding valine--tRNA ligase: MTDTTFDPTEANSGALARAFDPAAVEPGWAARWRSEPFRADASSGKPPFTIVIPPPNVTGNLHLGHALDNTLIDTLIRFKRMAGFEALYLPGMDHAGISTQVVVERQLKNEGLTRFDLGREAFVNRVWEWKAQSGGMILDQLTRLGVSVDWTREKFTMDEELSKAVRAQFVRLYHEGLAYRGERIVNWDPASQTTLSELEIDREVRKGKMSTLSYKLEDPSTPPSNGESGEIRIATVRPETIFADQAIAVHPEDDRFTHLVGQRARIPLSGRLIPIIADEAVEREFGVGALKITPAHDPTDFEIGERHGLARPSVIDLDGNLAGDLVPEPFRGMERFAARKAVVAALSESGDLLEERDHDTAIGLSERTKVPVEPIVSTQWFVNMKPMAERALAGLDAGEIRLTPERYTKVNRDWLENIRDWNISRQLWWGHQIPAWYDEEGRVYVPDPENPDLDCDQDPRYAHLNLRRDPDVFDTWFSSNLWPFSTLGWPDTDCEDYRKFYPTQVLVTGYDILFFWVARMEMAGYHFTGQAPFSTVMLHGLYLDAKGQKMSKSKGNGIDPLVLMDQYGTDACRFAWVYLSTGGQDIRHDERRYEQGRNFANKLWNAARFALLRLTEGAPGLTEDDALTHYVRSAVDRQQGETLRSRDALAQLRARPDLTLADRWIISRLNAVTAEVTALLDGYDLGAAIRALYSFTWDEFCDWYIEAAKPALAGGQLGTLGTLKAVLEHILKLLHPFMPFITSELYAALGHRRQLALHSWPQPDDTLHDAEATRAFDALRAAVSAARSLKNELGLSPQDRLAVAVEGDLAPLVRENARVVEGVARVTLTDALEGRTLSAVEQGVTVRVPLEGTVDVGDWLTRQRKRLAEFDKQIRQAQGKLGNEGFVARAPHDVIEEERRRVQDFGAQKERLEQVLAQFA, from the coding sequence ATGACTGACACCACCTTCGACCCTACCGAGGCCAATTCCGGCGCCCTCGCCAGGGCCTTCGACCCCGCCGCCGTCGAGCCCGGGTGGGCCGCGCGCTGGAGAAGTGAGCCCTTCCGGGCAGACGCGAGCAGCGGCAAACCGCCCTTCACCATCGTGATTCCGCCGCCCAACGTGACGGGGAATCTGCACCTGGGGCACGCGCTCGACAACACCCTGATCGACACCCTGATCCGCTTCAAACGGATGGCTGGCTTCGAGGCGCTGTACCTGCCGGGCATGGACCACGCGGGCATCAGCACGCAGGTGGTCGTGGAGCGGCAACTGAAGAACGAGGGCCTGACCCGCTTCGACCTGGGGCGCGAGGCCTTCGTGAATCGCGTCTGGGAGTGGAAGGCGCAGTCGGGCGGGATGATCCTCGACCAGCTCACCCGCCTCGGCGTGAGTGTGGACTGGACCCGCGAGAAATTCACGATGGACGAGGAGTTGAGCAAGGCCGTGCGCGCCCAGTTCGTGCGGCTGTACCACGAGGGCCTGGCCTACCGGGGCGAGCGCATCGTGAACTGGGACCCCGCCTCGCAGACCACCCTCTCCGAACTGGAGATCGACCGCGAGGTCCGCAAGGGGAAGATGTCCACCCTGAGCTACAAGCTGGAGGACCCGAGCACGCCCCCCAGCAACGGCGAGAGCGGCGAAATCCGCATCGCCACCGTGCGCCCCGAGACGATCTTCGCCGACCAGGCCATCGCCGTGCATCCCGAGGACGACCGCTTCACCCACCTCGTCGGCCAGCGGGCGCGCATCCCCCTGTCAGGCCGCCTCATCCCGATCATCGCGGACGAGGCGGTGGAGCGCGAGTTCGGCGTGGGCGCCCTGAAGATCACCCCCGCCCACGACCCCACCGACTTCGAGATCGGGGAGCGGCATGGGCTCGCGCGGCCCAGCGTGATCGACCTCGACGGCAACCTCGCTGGCGACCTCGTGCCCGAGCCGTTCCGGGGAATGGAACGCTTCGCCGCCCGCAAAGCCGTGGTGGCGGCATTGAGTGAATCCGGCGACCTCCTTGAGGAGAGGGACCACGACACCGCCATCGGCCTGAGCGAGCGGACGAAGGTGCCGGTGGAGCCCATCGTCTCGACCCAGTGGTTCGTGAACATGAAGCCGATGGCTGAGCGCGCGCTCGCCGGGCTGGATGCGGGCGAGATTCGACTCACGCCCGAGCGGTACACCAAGGTCAACCGCGACTGGCTGGAGAACATCCGCGACTGGAACATCAGCCGCCAGCTCTGGTGGGGCCACCAGATTCCCGCGTGGTACGACGAGGAGGGCCGGGTGTACGTGCCCGACCCGGAAAACCCTGACCTCGACTGCGACCAGGACCCCCGCTACGCGCACCTCAATCTGCGGCGCGACCCGGACGTGTTCGACACGTGGTTCTCTTCCAACCTCTGGCCCTTCTCGACGCTGGGCTGGCCGGACACCGACTGCGAGGACTACCGCAAGTTCTACCCGACCCAGGTGCTCGTGACCGGGTACGACATCCTGTTCTTCTGGGTGGCACGTATGGAGATGGCGGGGTATCACTTCACGGGTCAGGCACCCTTCTCCACGGTGATGCTGCACGGCCTGTATCTGGATGCCAAGGGCCAGAAGATGTCCAAGAGCAAGGGCAACGGCATCGACCCGCTGGTGCTGATGGACCAGTACGGCACCGACGCCTGCCGCTTCGCGTGGGTGTATCTCTCGACCGGCGGCCAGGACATCCGGCACGACGAGCGCCGCTACGAGCAGGGGCGCAACTTCGCCAACAAGCTCTGGAACGCCGCCCGCTTCGCCCTGCTGCGGCTCACGGAGGGGGCGCCGGGGCTGACGGAGGACGACGCACTCACCCACTACGTGCGGAGCGCCGTGGACCGTCAGCAGGGCGAGACGCTGCGCAGCCGCGACGCGCTGGCCCAGCTCCGTGCCCGGCCCGACCTCACCCTCGCCGACCGCTGGATCATCAGCCGCCTGAACGCCGTGACGGCGGAGGTAACGGCCCTCCTGGACGGGTACGACCTCGGGGCCGCCATCCGCGCCCTGTACTCGTTCACCTGGGACGAATTCTGCGACTGGTACATCGAGGCGGCCAAGCCCGCGCTTGCGGGGGGGCAGCTCGGCACATTGGGCACCCTCAAGGCCGTGCTGGAGCACATCCTCAAGCTGCTGCACCCCTTCATGCCCTTTATCACGTCGGAGCTGTACGCCGCACTCGGGCACCGCCGACAGCTCGCCCTGCACTCGTGGCCGCAGCCGGACGACACGCTGCACGACGCGGAGGCCACCCGCGCCTTTGACGCCCTGCGCGCCGCCGTGAGCGCCGCCCGCAGTCTGAAGAACGAACTCGGCCTTTCTCCGCAAGACCGCCTCGCCGTGGCGGTGGAGGGAGACCTCGCCCCCCTCGTGCGTGAGAACGCCCGGGTGGTGGAAGGCGTCGCCCGCGTGACGCTCACGGACGCGCTGGAGGGCCGCACCCTCAGCGCCGTCGAGCAGGGCGTGACCGTGCGCGTGCCGCTGGAGGGCACGGTGGACGTGGGGGACTGGCTCACCCGGCAGCGCAAGCGCCTCGCCGAGTTCGACAAGCAGATCAGGCAGGCGCAGGGCAAGCTCGGCAACGAGGGCTTCGTGGCCCGCGCCCCTCATGATGTGATCGAGGAGGAGCGGCGCCGCGTGCAGGACTTCGGGGCGCAGAAGGAGAGATTGGAGCAGGTGCTGGCGCAGTTCGCGTGA
- a CDS encoding NUDIX hydrolase: MTQSLPPLIGHPLSVVEARALAQRHGLRERVLAYVTRRQDEMLVFEHTPEYPDAGIQVPAGGLEPSETPEEAAVRETWEETGLGLSEPVYLASWHWRRGGREEVWHFFHLSAPPDTPDAWAHRVTHGEDDAGLTSLCRFAPLGACGLTPGDGYDAALPDLLRHLQLSPMELPHD; this comes from the coding sequence GTGACTCAATCCCTGCCCCCCCTGATCGGCCACCCACTTTCCGTCGTGGAGGCCCGCGCCCTGGCACAGCGACATGGCCTGCGTGAGCGGGTCTTGGCTTACGTCACGCGCCGACAGGACGAAATGCTCGTCTTCGAGCACACTCCCGAGTACCCGGACGCGGGCATCCAGGTTCCGGCGGGTGGTCTGGAACCCAGTGAGACGCCCGAGGAGGCCGCCGTGCGCGAGACGTGGGAGGAGACAGGACTGGGGCTGAGTGAGCCCGTCTATCTCGCCTCCTGGCACTGGCGGCGGGGGGGGCGGGAGGAAGTCTGGCACTTCTTCCACCTGTCGGCCCCACCAGACACCCCGGACGCCTGGGCGCACAGAGTCACACACGGCGAGGACGATGCCGGGCTCACCTCCCTCTGCCGCTTTGCCCCGCTGGGTGCCTGTGGCCTGACCCCCGGCGACGGCTACGACGCCGCCCTCCCTGACCTTCTGCGCCACCTCCAACTCTCCCCGATGGAGCTTCCCCATGACTGA
- a CDS encoding DUF4388 domain-containing protein, translated as MVRGDLAVFPFLSVMQMLLSSGRGGRLSVAHARGGDLWFEPGELVHARAGTLAGEGALQLLSSLDAGIFTFDPSGTAPERTLSLRRDAALRQMIGEADAWGPLLRVFPDWERPLRFTLRWTEAQPVTRAQYLALSHIEENLPLRAVLERAGGSPRTTLETLRPFVTAGLIELG; from the coding sequence ATGGTTCGCGGTGATCTCGCGGTGTTTCCGTTTCTCTCCGTCATGCAGATGTTGCTCTCCAGCGGGCGGGGCGGAAGGCTGAGCGTCGCACACGCGCGCGGGGGCGATCTCTGGTTCGAGCCGGGCGAACTCGTCCACGCGCGGGCAGGGACCCTGGCGGGCGAGGGCGCCCTGCAACTGCTGAGTAGCCTCGACGCGGGCATCTTCACCTTCGATCCCTCCGGCACGGCCCCCGAACGGACGCTTTCGCTGCGCCGCGACGCCGCCCTGCGCCAGATGATCGGGGAGGCGGACGCCTGGGGACCCCTGCTGCGCGTCTTCCCCGACTGGGAGCGGCCCCTGCGCTTCACGCTGCGTTGGACGGAGGCGCAGCCGGTCACCCGGGCGCAGTACCTTGCCCTGAGCCACATCGAGGAGAACCTGCCCCTCCGCGCCGTGCTGGAGCGGGCGGGGGGGTCGCCCCGAACCACGCTGGAGACGCTGCGGCCCTTTGTCACGGCGGGCCTGATCGAGCTGGGGTGA
- a CDS encoding NAD(P)/FAD-dependent oxidoreductase, with protein sequence MKTLILGAGYAGLAAATKMKPLPDLEALLVEQNAYHTFETRLHEAAAHNTPVTLPLAPLLRGTGVHLEQAQVENVDVDGREVTLKDGRVLTYDTLVVALGSVTNFYRIPGLAENATELKQLSDADEIFSFVNRAFASDYTGNRDIVVGGAGLTGVELVTELAQRAEILSRERGLPPFQIYLVEAGPKILPILDDALRQKAEQTLREYGIHILVGHRLMSATADSVTVQTQEGEQLVLQAGKIIWTGGIAARDVVRGERLEKGPGGRIAVDPSLRAKNYPDVFIIGDMGLALNQDGKPVPTTAQHAGQQGRLTGKNVMRLARGEELEPYEPTTLGEFVSLGGLMAVGWMKLPWNQKLAITGGLAHVMKRASEWRWRASID encoded by the coding sequence ATGAAGACCCTGATCCTCGGTGCCGGTTACGCGGGCCTCGCGGCGGCCACGAAAATGAAGCCCCTGCCCGACCTGGAAGCGCTCCTCGTCGAGCAAAACGCCTACCATACCTTCGAGACCCGGCTGCACGAGGCCGCCGCCCACAACACGCCGGTGACCCTGCCGCTCGCGCCGCTGCTGAGGGGCACGGGCGTTCACCTGGAGCAGGCGCAGGTCGAGAACGTCGATGTGGACGGGCGGGAAGTCACCCTCAAGGACGGGCGGGTCCTGACCTACGACACGCTGGTGGTGGCGCTGGGCTCGGTGACGAACTTCTACCGCATTCCGGGCCTGGCCGAGAACGCCACCGAACTCAAGCAGCTCAGCGACGCGGACGAGATCTTCTCCTTCGTGAACCGGGCGTTCGCCAGCGACTACACCGGCAACCGTGACATCGTGGTGGGCGGGGCGGGCCTGACAGGCGTGGAACTCGTGACCGAGCTGGCCCAGCGCGCCGAGATCCTCAGTCGCGAGCGCGGCCTGCCCCCCTTCCAGATCTACCTCGTGGAGGCCGGGCCCAAGATTCTCCCGATCCTCGACGACGCCCTGCGGCAGAAGGCCGAGCAGACCCTGCGCGAGTACGGCATCCACATCCTGGTGGGCCACCGCCTGATGAGTGCGACCGCCGACAGCGTGACGGTGCAGACTCAGGAGGGGGAGCAGTTGGTTCTCCAGGCGGGCAAGATCATCTGGACGGGCGGCATTGCGGCGCGCGACGTCGTGCGGGGCGAGCGGCTGGAGAAGGGCCCCGGCGGGCGGATTGCGGTGGACCCCTCCCTGCGCGCCAAGAACTACCCCGACGTGTTCATCATCGGCGACATGGGTTTGGCGCTGAATCAGGACGGCAAGCCGGTGCCCACCACCGCTCAGCACGCGGGACAGCAGGGCCGCCTGACCGGCAAGAACGTGATGCGCCTGGCGCGCGGCGAGGAACTGGAGCCCTACGAGCCGACCACCCTGGGCGAGTTCGTGAGCCTCGGTGGCCTGATGGCGGTGGGCTGGATGAAGCTGCCCTGGAACCAGAAGCTCGCCATCACGGGCGGCCTGGCCCACGTCATGAAGCGCGCCTCCGAGTGGCGCTGGCGGGCCAGCATCGACTGA
- a CDS encoding (2Fe-2S)-binding protein, with the protein MNVTVNVNGKPYTRDVEPRMLLVHFLRDELGLTGTHVGCDTSQCGACTVHLGGDAIKSCTVLAVQADGLDVTTIEGIGTAADLHPLQAGFWEEHGLQCGFCTPGMIMASAELLKHNPNPSEEEIRYHLEGNYCRCTGYHNIVKAVQHAAGAMGAAQGQGREQAADD; encoded by the coding sequence ATGAACGTCACCGTCAACGTGAACGGCAAACCCTACACCCGCGACGTGGAGCCCCGGATGCTCCTCGTGCACTTCCTGCGCGACGAACTCGGCCTGACCGGCACCCACGTCGGCTGCGACACCAGCCAGTGCGGCGCCTGCACCGTCCACCTGGGCGGCGACGCGATCAAGAGCTGCACCGTTCTCGCCGTGCAGGCCGACGGCTTGGACGTGACCACCATCGAGGGGATCGGTACGGCCGCCGATCTGCACCCCCTCCAGGCAGGCTTCTGGGAGGAACACGGCCTCCAGTGCGGTTTTTGCACGCCCGGCATGATCATGGCGAGCGCAGAGCTGCTCAAGCACAACCCCAACCCCAGCGAGGAGGAGATTCGCTACCACCTCGAAGGCAACTACTGCCGCTGCACCGGCTACCACAACATCGTCAAGGCGGTGCAGCACGCCGCCGGGGCGATGGGGGCGGCTCAAGGGCAGGGGCGGGAGCAGGCGGCGGACGATTGA
- a CDS encoding xanthine dehydrogenase family protein molybdopterin-binding subunit, translating into MTQSRQEKYMGQALKRKEDPRFITGAGHYTDDFVVHGMLHAAMVRSPYAHARIGNIDKGSVEGMPGVVAVYTGDDVKAAGLGSIPVGWLLPELKVPNHHAIAQGEVNHVGDIVAVVIAETRVQAEDAAALLDVEYEALPAVSLGSAALEEGAAQVHDDVPGNVAFRWEIGDEAALNEAFNRAHKTVKVKLRNHRLVPNAIEPRASLAQFAPASGEYTLHTTSQNPHIHRLILAAFVMGIPEHKLRVISPDVGGGFGSKIFQYQEEVIVLMAAQKLGRPVKWAARRSESFVSDMQGRDHESEAELAVDENGKMLGLRVNTVANLGAYLTLFAPAVPTYLYGTLLNGVYKFPAIHAKVTGVVTNTVPVDAYRGAGRPEATYLIERTVDVMAHELGMDPAEFRRINFIGPDEFPYQTPVALVYDSGNYEPALDMALEMMNYQELRAEQERMKGTNKILGVGVISYLEACGLAPSALVGQLGAQAGQWESSLVRVHPTGKVELYTGSHSHGQGHETAFPQIAADELQIPIDDIDLIHGDTGRMPYGWGTYGSRSAAVGGSALKMALGKITAKAKKIAAHLLEASEEDVEHEGGVFRIKGAPDKSKTFFDVALMAHLAHNLPEGMEPGLEATAFYDPKNFVYPFGTHVAVVEIDTDTGKVDLRGYGCVDDCGPLINPLIAEGQVHGGIAQGAGQALWEDAAYDEDGNFLAGTFMEYAVPRADDLPNFKIDHTVTPSPHNPLGVKGIGEAGTIASTAAVANAVMDALWHECGIKHLDMPYTSEKVWRAIQAARSAGMGQAADD; encoded by the coding sequence ATGACCCAGTCCAGGCAGGAAAAGTACATGGGCCAGGCCCTCAAGCGCAAGGAGGACCCGCGCTTCATCACGGGGGCCGGGCATTACACCGACGACTTCGTGGTGCACGGGATGTTGCACGCGGCGATGGTGCGCAGCCCCTACGCGCACGCCCGCATTGGGAACATCGACAAGGGCAGCGTGGAGGGGATGCCGGGTGTGGTCGCCGTCTACACGGGCGACGACGTGAAGGCCGCCGGGCTCGGGAGTATTCCGGTGGGGTGGCTGCTTCCCGAACTGAAGGTGCCGAACCACCACGCCATCGCCCAGGGGGAGGTCAACCACGTCGGCGACATCGTGGCCGTGGTGATCGCCGAGACGCGGGTGCAGGCGGAGGACGCCGCCGCCCTGCTCGACGTGGAGTACGAGGCGCTGCCCGCCGTGTCGCTCGGGAGCGCCGCGCTGGAGGAGGGCGCCGCGCAGGTCCACGACGACGTGCCCGGCAACGTGGCCTTCCGCTGGGAGATCGGGGACGAGGCCGCGCTCAACGAGGCCTTCAACCGGGCCCACAAGACGGTCAAGGTCAAGCTGCGCAACCACCGCCTTGTGCCGAACGCCATCGAGCCGCGCGCCTCGCTGGCCCAGTTCGCGCCCGCGAGCGGCGAGTACACGCTGCACACGACCTCGCAGAACCCGCACATCCACCGCCTGATCCTGGCGGCCTTCGTGATGGGCATCCCCGAGCACAAACTGCGCGTCATCAGCCCGGACGTGGGCGGTGGCTTCGGTTCCAAAATCTTCCAGTACCAGGAAGAGGTCATCGTCCTGATGGCCGCGCAGAAGCTCGGGCGCCCGGTGAAGTGGGCCGCCCGCCGCAGCGAGTCCTTCGTCTCGGACATGCAGGGCCGCGACCACGAGTCGGAGGCCGAACTCGCCGTGGACGAGAACGGCAAGATGCTCGGCCTGCGGGTGAACACGGTCGCCAACCTGGGCGCGTACCTCACCCTCTTCGCGCCCGCCGTGCCGACCTACCTGTACGGCACGCTGCTCAACGGGGTGTACAAGTTCCCGGCCATCCACGCGAAAGTGACGGGTGTGGTGACGAACACCGTCCCTGTGGACGCCTACCGTGGTGCCGGTCGTCCCGAGGCGACCTACCTCATCGAGCGCACCGTGGACGTGATGGCGCACGAACTCGGGATGGACCCCGCCGAGTTCCGCCGCATCAACTTCATCGGGCCCGACGAGTTCCCGTACCAGACGCCGGTCGCGCTCGTGTACGACAGCGGCAACTACGAGCCCGCGCTCGACATGGCGCTGGAGATGATGAACTACCAGGAACTCCGCGCCGAGCAGGAGCGGATGAAGGGCACGAACAAGATTCTGGGTGTGGGCGTGATCTCCTACCTGGAGGCGTGCGGTCTGGCACCGTCGGCGCTCGTCGGGCAACTGGGCGCGCAGGCGGGGCAGTGGGAGAGCAGCCTGGTGCGCGTTCACCCCACCGGCAAGGTCGAGCTGTACACCGGCTCGCACAGCCACGGGCAGGGGCACGAGACGGCCTTCCCGCAGATCGCCGCCGATGAGCTGCAAATCCCCATCGACGACATCGACCTCATCCACGGCGACACGGGCCGGATGCCCTACGGCTGGGGCACCTACGGCAGCCGAAGCGCGGCGGTGGGTGGCAGCGCCCTGAAGATGGCCCTGGGCAAGATCACCGCCAAGGCCAAGAAGATTGCCGCGCACCTCCTCGAAGCCTCCGAGGAGGACGTGGAGCACGAGGGCGGCGTCTTCCGCATCAAGGGGGCGCCGGACAAGAGCAAGACCTTCTTCGACGTGGCGCTGATGGCCCACCTCGCCCACAACCTGCCGGAGGGAATGGAGCCGGGCCTGGAGGCGACCGCCTTCTACGATCCCAAGAACTTCGTGTACCCCTTCGGCACCCACGTCGCGGTCGTGGAGATCGACACGGACACCGGCAAGGTGGACCTGCGCGGCTACGGCTGCGTGGACGACTGCGGCCCCCTCATCAACCCCCTGATCGCGGAGGGGCAGGTCCACGGCGGCATCGCGCAGGGCGCCGGGCAGGCCCTCTGGGAGGACGCCGCCTACGACGAGGACGGCAACTTCCTGGCCGGGACCTTCATGGAGTACGCCGTGCCGCGCGCCGACGACCTCCCCAACTTCAAGATCGACCACACCGTCACGCCCAGCCCCCACAACCCCCTGGGCGTGAAGGGCATCGGCGAGGCGGGCACGATTGCCAGCACCGCCGCCGTGGCGAACGCGGTGATGGACGCCCTGTGGCACGAGTGCGGGATCAAGCACCTGGACATGCCCTACACCAGCGAGAAGGTGTGGCGGGCGATTCAGGCGGCGCGCTCGGCGGGGATGGGGCAGGCGGCGGACGACTGA
- a CDS encoding FAD binding domain-containing protein has translation MYPTNFDYQKAHSVDEALAAMAANPDLKVIAGGHSLLPAMKLRLAQPPALLDVFGIEELRGIREEGEMYVVGAMTTHAQIQRSGLPLFPEVASYVGDPMVRNRGTIGGSLAHADPSADYPAAALALGVEFVIRGMDGERVVPADEMFVGMFESSVQLGELLTHIRIPRNVQASAYEKFKHPASHYAIVGVAIARDADGQIRAAYTGAGEKAQRLTVLEERLNGGQPVGTGLVDSSGLLGDRFASPEYRAHLVDVLAARAAARI, from the coding sequence ATGTACCCAACCAACTTCGACTACCAGAAAGCCCACAGCGTCGATGAGGCGCTTGCCGCGATGGCCGCCAACCCCGACCTCAAGGTGATCGCGGGGGGGCACTCGCTGCTGCCCGCCATGAAGCTGCGGCTCGCCCAGCCGCCCGCGCTGCTCGACGTGTTCGGCATCGAGGAGCTGCGGGGCATCCGCGAGGAGGGCGAGATGTACGTGGTCGGCGCGATGACCACCCACGCGCAGATTCAGCGTTCCGGGCTTCCCCTCTTCCCCGAGGTGGCGAGCTACGTCGGGGACCCGATGGTCCGCAACCGGGGCACCATCGGCGGTTCCCTGGCGCACGCCGACCCCAGCGCGGACTACCCGGCGGCGGCCCTGGCCCTGGGGGTGGAGTTCGTCATCCGGGGAATGGACGGCGAGCGCGTGGTCCCCGCCGACGAGATGTTCGTGGGGATGTTCGAGAGTTCGGTGCAGCTCGGCGAACTGCTGACCCATATCCGCATCCCCAGGAATGTCCAGGCCAGCGCCTACGAGAAGTTCAAGCACCCGGCGAGCCACTACGCCATCGTTGGCGTCGCCATCGCCCGTGACGCGGACGGCCAGATTCGAGCCGCCTACACCGGGGCGGGGGAGAAGGCCCAACGTCTGACTGTTCTAGAGGAGCGTCTGAACGGCGGGCAGCCCGTCGGAACGGGTCTCGTGGACTCGTCCGGTCTCCTCGGCGACCGCTTCGCCAGCCCCGAGTACCGGGCGCATCTGGTGGACGTGCTGGCGGCGCGGGCGGCGGCGCGGATTTAA
- a CDS encoding FKBP-type peptidyl-prolyl cis-trans isomerase — MNITQDKVVELDYVLKVDGEVVDQSEAGEPLTYLHGHSNIIPGLERALEGKKAGDSLHVTVQPEDGYGERDEDNVEDLDRADFDDEVEVGATYYAQAEDGSVLPFTVVDVDGDTVKVDFNPPLAGMVLNFDVTVKSVRDATGEELEHGHAHAAGMHEHE; from the coding sequence ATGAACATCACGCAAGACAAGGTTGTCGAACTCGATTACGTGCTCAAGGTGGACGGCGAGGTCGTCGATCAGAGCGAGGCTGGCGAGCCCCTGACCTATCTGCACGGCCACAGCAACATCATCCCGGGGCTGGAGCGTGCTCTGGAGGGCAAGAAGGCCGGAGACAGCCTGCACGTCACCGTCCAGCCGGAAGACGGCTACGGCGAGCGCGACGAGGACAACGTGGAAGACCTCGACCGCGCCGACTTCGACGACGAGGTGGAGGTGGGCGCCACCTACTACGCCCAGGCCGAGGACGGCAGCGTCCTCCCCTTCACGGTCGTGGACGTGGACGGCGACACGGTGAAGGTGGACTTCAACCCCCCCCTCGCCGGGATGGTGCTGAACTTCGACGTGACCGTCAAGAGCGTCCGCGACGCCACGGGTGAGGAACTGGAGCACGGCCACGCGCACGCGGCGGGGATGCACGAGCACGAGTGA
- a CDS encoding molybdopterin molybdotransferase MoeA, with translation MTSRRPDFPMFVSVSEARKMLAALLPDPGQEEVPLAGARGRALAAPLAALVSHPTATESALDGIAAQEEDTLSAAPASPVRLRVVGESRAGAPFEGTVGPGECVRIYTGAPLPQGADAICPVEQLTDDGEEHVLLARPASPGDVRPEGGDFRVGETVLEAGVPLTPPRVALAAALGHARVPVRRRLRVALLSTGDEVVEPGGPLSPGQVYDSNRYGLHAMLEECGCEVVPLGHAPDSPQALQEVVGRAGGADVLLTSGGVSMGRYDFMRDLLIEHGRVAFWKVRMRPGGPALLGGWNGLPVFGLPGNPVSSLVVFHVIVRPALTGQPVQTLRLRAGTPFRTLPDKTAFWRATIRDGQVYDYPKQGSGVLRSLSDTGALVVVPEGVRVEAGDDVDVVLL, from the coding sequence ATGACCTCCCGCCGCCCCGACTTCCCCATGTTCGTCAGCGTGTCCGAGGCGCGGAAGATGCTCGCCGCCCTCCTCCCCGACCCCGGGCAGGAGGAGGTGCCGCTCGCCGGGGCACGGGGACGAGCCCTCGCCGCGCCGCTCGCCGCCCTCGTCAGCCATCCAACCGCGACGGAGAGTGCCCTGGACGGCATCGCTGCCCAGGAGGAAGACACGCTGAGCGCCGCCCCAGCCTCGCCCGTTCGCCTGCGGGTGGTGGGGGAGAGCCGCGCCGGGGCACCTTTTGAGGGAACGGTTGGCCCCGGCGAGTGCGTCCGCATCTACACGGGCGCTCCTCTCCCACAGGGCGCCGACGCAATCTGCCCCGTCGAGCAACTCACAGACGACGGCGAAGAGCACGTCCTCCTCGCCCGACCCGCCAGCCCCGGCGACGTGCGGCCCGAGGGCGGGGACTTCCGGGTGGGCGAGACGGTGCTGGAGGCGGGCGTCCCCCTCACCCCCCCACGGGTGGCCCTCGCCGCCGCCCTGGGGCACGCCCGTGTACCCGTCCGCCGCCGCCTGCGGGTCGCGCTCCTCTCCACCGGGGACGAGGTGGTCGAGCCCGGCGGGCCCCTGTCGCCCGGGCAGGTGTACGACAGTAACCGCTACGGCCTGCACGCGATGCTGGAGGAGTGCGGCTGCGAGGTCGTGCCGCTCGGTCACGCGCCCGACAGTCCCCAGGCCCTTCAGGAGGTCGTTGGGCGCGCGGGCGGGGCGGACGTGCTGCTCACGAGCGGTGGGGTCAGCATGGGGCGGTACGACTTCATGCGCGACCTGCTCATCGAACACGGGCGGGTCGCTTTCTGGAAGGTGCGGATGCGCCCGGGCGGCCCCGCCCTCCTGGGGGGCTGGAACGGTCTCCCGGTCTTCGGGCTGCCGGGCAATCCGGTGAGCAGCCTGGTCGTGTTCCACGTCATCGTGCGGCCCGCACTCACCGGGCAGCCGGTGCAGACCCTCCGGCTGCGGGCGGGCACCCCTTTCCGCACCCTCCCCGACAAGACGGCGTTCTGGCGCGCGACCATCCGAGACGGCCAGGTCTACGACTACCCCAAGCAGGGGAGCGGCGTGTTGCGGTCGCTGAGCGACACGGGTGCCCTCGTCGTCGTGCCGGAGGGGGTGCGGGTGGAGGCGGGGGACGATGTGGACGTGGTGCTGCTGTAA